From one Geoalkalibacter halelectricus genomic stretch:
- the lpdA gene encoding dihydrolipoyl dehydrogenase produces the protein MTEYDIAVIGGGPGGYVAAIRAAQQGACVCLIEAERVGGTCLNHGCIPTKALYSTAQLLHRMRQAEEHGILVDTPRFDFAKAATRKDEVVKKLVGGVEQLLKANKVELYRGKASLEGPGRLRIQRPDVTARLRAKNIIIATGSRAVRPEAFAVDGRNVLTSREILAIKELPESLLVIGGGYIGCEFASIFAAFGTQVTVVEQLPRLLGGSDPQVVKEVEKSFQQAGIAVHTDTTVEGLEVDSGRVRVRLSGRDEVSVEKVLVAVGRTPNSADLGLEEAGVKTEKGAILVDEGMRTSQAGIFAIGDVTNIIQLAHVASYQAGIAVANALGGDEKADYQVVPSAIFTLPEIGQVGLTEEAARERDLDFEVGRFSYQASSKALCDGEARGLVKLVAAADDGRILGASFVGEEASSLVAEAAVAMAAGLSAEALGRVIHAHPTLPEMVMEAAEDVHGLAVHKTGRKRNR, from the coding sequence ATGACCGAATACGATATCGCCGTGATCGGCGGCGGTCCCGGCGGCTACGTCGCCGCTATCCGCGCCGCCCAGCAGGGCGCCTGCGTCTGCCTGATCGAGGCCGAGCGGGTCGGCGGCACCTGTCTCAACCATGGGTGCATTCCCACCAAGGCCCTCTACAGCACCGCCCAATTGCTGCACCGCATGCGCCAGGCCGAGGAGCACGGTATCCTCGTCGATACGCCGCGTTTTGATTTTGCCAAAGCTGCCACGCGTAAGGATGAAGTGGTGAAGAAGCTGGTGGGCGGGGTCGAGCAACTGCTCAAGGCCAACAAGGTCGAACTCTATCGCGGCAAGGCGTCCCTGGAGGGTCCGGGACGCCTACGCATCCAGCGTCCCGATGTCACCGCACGGCTGCGGGCGAAAAATATCATCATCGCCACCGGCAGCCGCGCGGTGCGTCCCGAGGCCTTCGCGGTGGACGGGAGAAATGTTTTGACCAGCCGTGAAATCCTTGCTATTAAAGAGCTTCCCGAGAGCCTGCTGGTGATTGGCGGTGGCTATATCGGCTGCGAATTTGCAAGTATTTTTGCCGCCTTCGGCACCCAGGTAACGGTGGTTGAGCAACTCCCCCGGCTGCTCGGCGGCAGCGACCCTCAGGTGGTCAAGGAAGTTGAAAAATCCTTCCAGCAGGCCGGCATCGCGGTCCACACCGATACCACGGTCGAGGGCCTCGAGGTCGATAGCGGTCGGGTGCGGGTCAGGCTTTCGGGCCGCGACGAGGTCAGCGTCGAGAAGGTGCTGGTCGCCGTCGGCCGCACGCCCAATTCCGCCGATCTTGGGCTCGAGGAGGCCGGGGTCAAAACCGAGAAGGGCGCCATCCTCGTCGATGAGGGCATGCGCACCTCCCAGGCAGGTATATTCGCCATCGGCGATGTGACCAATATCATCCAACTCGCCCACGTCGCTTCCTATCAGGCGGGCATCGCCGTTGCCAACGCCCTGGGCGGCGATGAAAAAGCCGATTACCAGGTGGTTCCCAGCGCCATCTTCACGCTGCCCGAGATCGGTCAGGTCGGTCTCACCGAGGAGGCGGCGCGCGAGCGAGACCTTGATTTCGAGGTCGGGCGTTTTTCTTACCAGGCGTCGAGCAAGGCCCTGTGCGATGGGGAAGCCCGGGGGCTGGTGAAGCTTGTTGCGGCCGCCGATGACGGTCGCATCCTTGGCGCTTCCTTCGTCGGCGAGGAGGCTTCCTCCCTGGTCGCCGAAGCCGCCGTGGCCATGGCCGCGGGGCTCAGCGCCGAGGCGCTTGGGCGCGTCATCCATGCCCATCCCACTCTGCCGGAAATGGTCATGGAGGCCGCCGAGGACGTTCACGGGCTTGCCGTGCACAAGACCGGTCGCAAGCGCAATCGTTAA
- a CDS encoding aspartate kinase, whose amino-acid sequence MALVVQKYGGTSVGTIERIRNVARRVARTYDEGNDVIVVVSAMAGETNKLVALANEMCEFPSEREYDVLVSTGEQVTISLLAMCLQSMGYKAKSYCGFQIPIISDSAFSKARIEKIEDKKIREDLKNGTIIVVAGFQGIDREGNITTFGRGGSDTSAVAVAAGLKADVCEIFTDVDGIYTTDPRIVPEASKMDKVSYDEMLEMASLGSKVLQIRSVEFAKKYGVVVHVRSSFNDNPGTLVMKEDADMEAVLVSGITYNKDEAKISVLRVPDKPGIASQIFSPLSHANIAVDMIIQNVSHEGFTDLTFTVPKTDFKKAVKIVEETSKDVGAGGVQSDENIAKVSIVGVGMRSHSGVASKMFQTLAQEGINIHMISTSEIKISCVIDLKYSELAVRVLHEAFGLAKKDVKAE is encoded by the coding sequence ATGGCCTTGGTGGTACAGAAGTACGGAGGGACTTCGGTCGGCACCATCGAACGCATCCGCAACGTGGCACGGCGGGTGGCCCGTACCTACGATGAAGGCAACGACGTCATCGTGGTGGTTTCGGCCATGGCCGGCGAAACCAATAAACTGGTGGCGCTGGCCAACGAAATGTGCGAGTTCCCCAGCGAGCGCGAGTATGATGTGCTGGTGTCGACGGGCGAGCAGGTGACGATCTCATTGTTGGCCATGTGCCTGCAGTCCATGGGCTACAAGGCCAAGAGCTACTGCGGGTTTCAGATCCCCATCATCTCCGACAGCGCTTTTTCCAAGGCGCGCATCGAGAAGATCGAGGACAAGAAGATCCGCGAGGATCTCAAAAACGGCACGATCATCGTCGTGGCCGGCTTCCAGGGAATCGACCGCGAAGGCAACATCACCACCTTCGGGCGCGGCGGCTCGGATACCTCCGCCGTTGCCGTGGCCGCCGGGCTCAAGGCTGATGTCTGCGAAATCTTTACCGATGTCGACGGCATCTATACCACTGACCCGCGCATCGTGCCCGAAGCCTCCAAGATGGACAAAGTCTCCTATGATGAAATGCTGGAGATGGCTTCCCTGGGCTCCAAGGTGTTGCAGATTCGCTCGGTGGAGTTTGCCAAGAAGTATGGTGTGGTGGTTCATGTGCGGTCGAGTTTCAACGATAATCCAGGAACCCTGGTCATGAAGGAGGATGCCGATATGGAAGCCGTTCTCGTTTCGGGAATTACCTACAATAAGGATGAAGCCAAGATCTCGGTGCTGCGGGTTCCCGATAAGCCCGGCATTGCCTCGCAGATCTTCTCGCCCCTGTCCCACGCCAACATCGCGGTGGACATGATCATTCAGAACGTCTCCCACGAAGGTTTCACCGATTTGACCTTCACCGTGCCCAAGACCGATTTCAAAAAGGCCGTCAAGATTGTCGAGGAGACATCCAAGGATGTGGGCGCCGGCGGCGTGCAGAGCGACGAGAACATCGCCAAGGTGTCCATTGTCGGTGTCGGCATGCGCTCCCACTCCGGCGTGGCGAGCAAAATGTTCCAGACCCTGGCCCAGGAAGGAATCAACATCCATATGATCTCCACCAGTGAGATCAAGATTTCCTGCGTCATTGACCTTAAGTACAGCGAACTTGCCGTGCGCGTTCTGCATGAAGCCTTCGGGCTGGCCAAAAAAGACGTTAAAGCCGAATAA
- a CDS encoding C39 family peptidase translates to MGRKTETILALFIVFILLGGCAPQPDAWNAPVEIRLGNATVTRHVTPLRDMKFKNIVRQTKDYSCGAASLATIMTYYFDLPRSEIEILESLFLNADRATIKRIRERGISLLDLKNYGEAQGLVGQGYRMEPHQLKTLDRPAIVLVDLKGYSHFVVVRGVQEGRIHLADPARGHWHRSLEEFGTMWNGILLAFKRADGPRITEHELEIRPFWAHGPMDLLPRLMLDTQFAYSAQEF, encoded by the coding sequence ATGGGGCGAAAGACAGAAACAATCCTGGCTTTATTCATCGTTTTCATTTTGCTGGGTGGATGCGCCCCCCAGCCCGACGCTTGGAATGCGCCGGTTGAAATTCGCCTCGGCAACGCCACCGTCACGCGCCACGTTACGCCGCTGCGCGACATGAAATTCAAAAACATCGTGCGCCAGACCAAGGACTACAGCTGTGGCGCGGCCTCCCTGGCCACCATCATGACCTACTATTTCGACCTGCCGAGGAGCGAGATAGAAATCCTGGAAAGCCTGTTCCTCAACGCCGATCGGGCCACCATCAAGCGGATCAGGGAACGCGGCATTTCCCTGCTTGATTTGAAAAACTACGGGGAAGCGCAGGGCCTGGTCGGCCAAGGCTACCGCATGGAGCCCCACCAGCTCAAAACCTTGGATCGCCCGGCCATCGTCCTTGTGGATCTCAAGGGCTACAGTCATTTCGTGGTGGTGCGCGGCGTGCAGGAGGGACGCATACATTTGGCCGACCCGGCGCGCGGACATTGGCACCGCAGCCTCGAGGAATTCGGCACCATGTGGAACGGCATTCTGCTTGCCTTTAAGCGCGCCGATGGGCCCCGCATCACCGAGCACGAATTGGAAATTCGGCCCTTTTGGGCCCATGGCCCCATGGATTTGCTGCCGCGCCTTATGCTCGATACGCAATTTGCCTACTCAGCTCAGGAATTTTGA